Genomic DNA from Anthonomus grandis grandis chromosome 2, icAntGran1.3, whole genome shotgun sequence:
taaattaaaaaaattatcatttgagttatcttataaaaactctaaatacaaaatacaaattatattcgaatactAAGTAACAGTAAGATAATCGCATTTtgttaaaacacaatacatctaGGCTGAAAAAACTGTTGTTCTAACAGGccagtaaaaataaaaccctGTTTGAcaactgaaaataataataatactaatagacagtttatatttcctcataagatattatacagtgctttcatttcaaaacgatcctataactttcttaaaaaaaaaaaaaaaaaaaaacacgttatACACACACACGTTGATGTATTTGGAGGCGTCCATCATTGTTACGTGTTTTAAGtactttcatgtttttgttgttttcgatGGTCGTTGTTATCATTTCTGTGTTGTATTGCCTTAAATCTTcccttgttttcttttttatcaatcTGTTAATTTCGTTGTATTCATGAAAGGGACTCATGAATCTCCAAGTTTCTTCTCTTCGCCATGAGTTTAGCCTctagtttcctttttttttttttaattatttttcttggtagTGGCACATATCTTTTTGGCTGTCGTTTTATGTTAGTACTTATTCTGTTTTCTAGGGCGTTTATATTTAAGCGGTTCGGTGCttctttattagaaaatttcTTGTTGAGTTCAGCTTGGAATTTTTGGCGGTTTTCCTGGATTGTTTTTGATGTGGGAAATGGTTGTATTTTGATTAGCTTATTTCGTTCACTCTTTACgtttatttctgttttagcTCTTACCAACTTGTGATTGCTACCAGTATCACAGCGATTTAGGACCGAAACGTCTTTTATAGTAAGCTTTTTATTGGTTAGTACGTAGTCGATCTCGTTTTTCGTATTTAAGTTCGGGCTTCTCCATGTCCAACATCtcttttctgattttttgaagaaggaaTTCATACTTTCTTTTTGGAGATAATTGATCAGTCTTTCTCCTCGTTCGTTGGTACAACCCAGTCCGAATTTACCCACATATTGATTTCCATTTCCCGCTGGTACTCCTAGTTTAGCATTGAAATCGCCAATAATGTATTTGT
This window encodes:
- the LOC126750109 gene encoding craniofacial development protein 2-like, which codes for MDYKTNEIVPQVGRSSHDKSHTSNKISLKDSGGGKNSSPPLLKQNKFKLHPTTYNIRTMRSTEHLEELEVELSHIKWNILGLCETRLPDEKCITLKSGHLLYRNNREENTHIGGTAIMIHKSIKRLVTKMKSISSRVIYIVLKISKRYSVQIIQVYAPTSSAPDDEIERFYDDISQALTIETSHYKYIIGDFNAKLGVPAGNGNQYVGKFGLGCTNERGERLINYLQKESMNSFFKKSEKRCWTWRSPNLNTKNEIDYVLTNKKLTIKDVSVLNRCDTGSNHKLVRAKTEINVKSERNKLIKIQPFPTSKTIQENRQKFQAELNKKFSNKEAPNRLNINALENRISTNIKRQPKRYVPLPRKIIKKKKRKLEAKLMAKRRNLEIHESLS